In a single window of the Drosophila albomicans strain 15112-1751.03 chromosome 3, ASM965048v2, whole genome shotgun sequence genome:
- the LOC117569581 gene encoding calcium uniporter protein, mitochondrial isoform X3, with amino-acid sequence MPQLTIRLPSRNELCQFALKPISHTVGHLLAMLREEDRGIDRAAIINKHGVRIASSCTIERLLDDEFSIQINNRTLDVQPPQREKITMETVDKMSDVRKIIGQLYEAFNVGEYQLEKSNQLAKELESLRYELEPLEEKKMELAKRAERRTNMMTWMGLGLMSVQFGILARLTWWEYSWDIMEPVTYFVTYGTTMAMYAYYCVTKREYIMENVYNREYTLSIYRNAKKQQFDVENYNRLKRRTAELEYNLRRLNDPINMELPAHLVRTQLDTPPTDESNSSSVKSQVKST; translated from the exons ATGCCCCAATTGACAATTCGCCTGCCCAGTCGAAATGAGCTATGCCAGTTTGCCCTCAAGCCCATCTCCCACACCGTGGGCCATCTTTTGGCCATGCTAAGAGAGGAGGATCGCGGTATCGATCGGGCTGCCATCATCAACAAACATGGCGTGCGTATTGCCTCCTCCTGCACCATTGAGAGACTGCTGGATGATGAGTTTAG CATACAAATCAACAATCGGACACTTGACGTACAGCCACCGCAACGTGAGAAGATCACCATGGAGACGGTTGATAAAATGAGCGATGTGCGCAAGATCATAGGACAA CTCTACGAGGCTTTCAATGTGGGTGAATATCAGCTGGAAAAGAGCAATCAATTGGCCAAGGAACTGGAGAGTCTACGCTATGAACTAGAGCCACTTGAGGAG AAAAAAATGGAGCTTGCCAAGCGGGCTGAGCGTCGCACAAACATGATGACTTGGATGGGTCTGGGTCTGATGTCTGTccaatttggcattttggcgCGTCTGACTTGGTGGGAATACTCTTGGGATATTATGGAACCTGTGACCTATTTCGTCACCTATGGCACCACAATGGCCATGTATGCCTACTATTGTGTAACCAAGCGC GAATACATCATGGAGAATGTGTATAATCGTGAGTACACTCTGAGCATTTATCGGAATGCCAAAAAGCAGCAGTTCGATGTGGAGAACTATAATCGTCTGAAGCGCCGAACTGCAGAATTGGAGTACAATCTGAGACGCCTCAATGATCCTATCAACATGGAACTGCCGGCCCATTTGGTGCGCACCCAATTGGACACACCACCCACCGATGAGAGCAACTCGTCGTCGGTGAAGAGCCAAGTGAAAAGTACTTAA
- the LOC117566931 gene encoding serine protease nudel: MKLNIDELEATRLLRHPRRCRLPCARILIISTLVLVALFISLIYHGIVVERMDRLRQITMLNEKHAEKLQPIEEEAFIIRPQSQPFHIPLKKADLAGATKSEEQSLRLKHLRFKFRLKHKLRPRRSLRSLDMIDPLQLEANMQHIYTRLRNKRAKAALSQLEKDYMRCKKQTQEDCMSAFMRMYQMANEINEKLGKMREMIKGHIDSGSDEQQEFEPFVPAKKTRTTDALIPEATTPIANDSTTSGITTVETTLKPLRVKIKPAQISWIIDGHGHDEQDAYAENTPRVLATTEHINLTTLELTTVASTTVEQSTTSSDDSNKSTISILGETSSTSSDNIHSTVSTVSSIGQTTEQPDQDHFFDNVTWILDHFDKPKEIVLTTESAKHQDATTEAADISTFYEDEQQAASSPAAVAIEIELLPTTKPTMLTTAAVEAVTSTTAAQQAEQATTLSSTLTASTTLATTTTPLITSTSTASSLDVATTTIAIEAANHTLHPIKQKPLKYSWIIDGADDSSELNETSTTPPQTTTQLPHAETTTETARAESHPLDNPSSIENMLDSFERHEAEKPLIKVINETSTAAPKSTTPNDDDEQPINVLHLNETSNSTNVYDRSHWLQQFKEQAAAAEDELIDTFGSELDAKSLEQLGPKLNPINGKATSAGDAQLITMCAHMARRMRQKAALGETETFTASPSVQFTSRGPGGFPVSGETMKASAQFMFNPNFGMPSIPVCFYMTPANFRMPMWSPTPSFMGMQGGHFGGSSNAAGGIFFVPQQQFGPTGNFFGGSAGTAGGAQNQLPNIFSKNASPQKQGNGQQQVYCTYMQNQQAQQSQAQSTPIQSNLSPSSQSGFSNANFKMRHANQTGAGPHQSQIVYASYVGVPQQSQELRSCPEADQVACYANKECIAATNWCNNVVDCSDGSDESACTCADRLDEDRLCDGYEDCPMGEDELGCFGCEALAHSCYENAEDYARHNRSTLSMCYSRLERCDGFQNCFNGRDELHCNMLVTDVTHHMSHAASASEGYLYRNYRGDWYPVCNNGDKWATAACEQEKHMQSAVDLSFRQLTLPGPFIEPSLHSGMHLSQGCHGRNDHDTLVDHVAYVKCPPPQCGLPSKQPAKPIKRSRRTVFEDDDEADTDTDKGRIVGGSYASPMQWPFVVAIYRDGKFHCGGTIYTERWIISAAHCVINFVKYHYEVRAGLLRRTSYSPATQIQPVSHVVVHQLYERRSMRNDLSLLRVATPLQFNRWVKPICLPDVGRTTFGDDWIWGPEEHTLCTTVGWGAIREKGPSSDPLRQVILPIRKRCPDPEDQASEDVCAGDPDGGRDACQGDSGGPLFCRSVNNTDEWYLAGVVSHGNGCARPKEFGVYTRVALYLDWLELAVTPRLLPAKQPVQLCPGFTCVWGGKRCIPQRQRCDRRVDCLGGEDEVGCAYNFIPDMVGSSKQNISATTESDYYPLAKQQATDMQSQQPLNKQRQDVSIEAQDLMAEIENSPQNETTATATPPESVITTTITEQNPILSEEETSTQFKMTTTTTLHTTPPSDEAITLTSTSTATTTTSNSATTPTTTEAAATVSTLAPTRSTTWPTSTEDFMRLTDLITQFLEESTTTAAIAEDVTTPSLPVVTTDAPNLSTTTAKEATTDLATASTELETRSIASVSSTDGDTTPVETEATTEDITEDSTTTQSKTTIKEFTTTKELTTTQATKELTTTQLTTQSTTTATKAPTTTASSIIHSSTTSTTTIKPNKVIPKTHLPNKFVCQRMPQIVDLQHRCDRKVDCEDGTDELDCTCRDYLKGSLSVLVCDGKADCEDLSDEQNCGSRQDNEFHCALSKSCLPLAKRCDNVVDCTFKEDEKDCFALTNGHDVHYDAHQQPKFSNVGIFSKNAHGLWRVVCAHETGFHQHQAETADSVCALLGFHGAHYFNSTEFVSQREMHPITPELSKKSQLRSELRTHLNDNLHFSSAELQRVLPRQDKDAIHSEKCLGIYVECNARSNTTKPIKTFSAGQAVKQQPTENVPALLPTIETHNKPNVHFKPQLPAQMVNKKDEIMDRLDILIKSKKNKTLLVQDQLHEAIEELHWPWLADVYANGELWCLGVLLDKHWLLVHDSCLSGISFDTHYISVLLGGGKTRRSLHRSSHEQIRRVDCFEAVPKSNVLLYHLEQPARFTHHVLPSFLPDTSNQQDDVIEECISVLHDDLSGRIKTVAISKSNNETDCSSCYQLQEQRPSGNLMRLLNLSAEDMASISDEVDLVSGVAAREMPSLTKFTSCTQFGHKNNSDTEIQPTDQGVLVCRHADTGWFPSALFSYNNTNCYSFKSPFGIRTLEQSYKILQDIMDQPHCSNVQSLPPCATHRCPLGACLPQSALCDGRSDCHDNSDEEESKCRELKQRCGLGELKCRSSNKCVPKSKFCDHVPDCEDMTDEPTICSCFTYLQATDPSKICDGKRNCWDKSDESSALCDCTPDHFPCSSSPGDCIPRDFVCDKQPDCPNGEDERYCFGIEHPLQDQPMDYFSGHNQAVSQYGQVIEQSYGIWHTKCFPKSTPPSNAEVRGICEKLGYNPHRQPSYRLIDDAANEAVHTYEWADRRGRSFSNDTLVGKYRASTKAQIVSKFSPLQLNERLTLFLKPSRPIAELVRWNSTDSSRCFRLEIRCA, translated from the exons ATGAAGCTAAACATAGATG AGTTGGAGGCAACGCGTCTGCTGCGTCATCCTCGCCGCTGTCGTCTGCCCTGCGCCCGCATCCTGATCATCTCCACGCTGGTGCTGGTGGCGCTCTTCATCTCATTGATCTACCATGGAATAGTGGTGGAGAGAATGG ATCGCCTGCGTCAAATAACGATGCTGAATGAAAAACACGCTGAGAAACTGCAACCCATCGAGGAAGAAGCCTTCATAATACGTCCACAATCGCAACCCTTTCACATTCCGCTAAAGAAAGCCGATCTCGCTGGTGCAACCAAGAGCGAGGAGCAATCGCTGCGCCTCAAGCATCTGCGTTTCAAGTTTCGACTAAAGCATAAGCTGCGACCACGTCGCAGTCTCCGTTCCTTGGACATGATTGATCCGCTCCAGCTGGAGGCCAACATGCAGCACATTTACACAAGGTTACGGAATAAGCGTGCCAAGGCTGCATTGAGTCAGTTGGAGAAAGATTATATGCGCTGCAAGAAACAGACGCAAGAGGATTGCATGAGCGCCTTTATGCGCATGTATCAAATGGCCAACGAGATCAACGAGAAGCTTGGGAAGATGCGAGAAATGATCAAAGGACACATTGATTCGGGCAGCGACGAACAGCAAGAGTTTGAGCCTTTTGTGCCGGCAAAGAAAACACGCACCACAGACGCTCTAATTCCCGAGGCAACAACTCCAATTGCCAATGACAGCACAACGAGTGGCATTACTACTGTAGAAACCACATTAAAACCGTTGCGTGTGAAGATAAAACCAGCCCAAATCAGTTGGATTATCGACGGACACGGGCACGATGAACAAGATGCATATGCGGAGAATACCCCACGAGTCTTGGCCACCACTGAGCACATTAATCTCACAACTCTGGAGCTCACAACTGTGGCGAGCACAACTGTAGAGCAGAGCACCACCTCGagcgacgacagcaacaagtCAACCATCAGCATTTTGGGAGAGACCAGCTCAACGAGCAGTGACAACATCCACTCTACTGTGTCCACTGTGAGCAGCATTGGCCAGACCACCGAACAACCCGATCAGGATCACTTTTTTGATAACGTTACCTGGATTTTGGATCACTTTGATAAGCCCAAAGAGATTGTGCTAACCACGGAGAGTGCGAAACACCAAGATGCTACAACAGAAGCTGCTGATATTTCGACTTTTTATGAAGATGAGCAACAAGCTGCCAGCAGTCCAGCTGCTGTGGCAATTGAGATCGAGTTGCTGCCCACGACGAAGCCCACAATGTTGACAACAGCTGCGGTGGAAGCGGTGACAAGTACAACAGCTGCACAGCAAGCAGAGCAAGCAACTACGCTCAGTTCTACGTTGACTGCCTCTACCACACttgctacaacaacaactccgcTGATTACCTCAACTTCAACTGCCTCTTCACTCGATGTGGCCACAACGACCATTGCTATTGAAGCAGCCAATCATACTCTTCATCCCATCAAGCAAAAACCACTGAAATATAGCTGGATTATTGATGGCGCCGACGATAGCAGCGAACTCAACGAAACCAGCACAACAccaccacaaacaacaactcaatTGCCACACGCTGAAACTACAACGGAGACTGCTCGTGCTGAGTCGCATCCGCTGGATAATCCCAGCAGCATTGAGAACATGCTCGACAGTTTTGAGCGTCATGAGGCAGAAAAGCCGCTGATCAAAGTGATCAACGAGACTTCAACTGCAGCACCCAAGAGTACGACACCAAACGACGATGATGAGCAGCCAATCAACGTGCTGCATCTCAATGAAACCAGTAACTCGACGAACGTCTACGACCGCTCTCACTGGCTGCAGCAGTTTAAGGAGCAGGCAGCCGCCGCAGAGGACGAGCTGATTGACACCTTTGGCAGCGAACTGGATGCCAAGAGTCTGGAGCAACTGGGCCCCAAGTTGAATCCCATTAACGGGAAGGCAACGAGTG CTGGCGATGCACAGCTCATTACAATGTGTGCGCACATGGCGCGCAGGATGCGACAGAAGGCGGCGCTTGGCGAAACAGAGACTTTCACAGCCTCGCCTAGCGTGCAGTTTACCAGTCGCGGTCCAGGTGGATTTCCTGTGTCGGGTGAGACGATGAAAGCCTCGGCACAGTTCATGTTCAATCCCAACTTTGGCATGCCCAGCATACCAGTTTGTTTCTACATGACGCCCGCCAATTTCCGCATGCCCATGTGGTCGCCAACGCCCTCGTTTATGGGCATGCAGGGAGGACACTTTGGTGGCTCCTCGAATGCCGCCGGCGGCATCTTCTTTGTGCCCCAGCAGCAATTCGGACCAACTGGCAACTTCTTTGGCGGTAGCGCTGGCACAGCGGGCGGAGCACAGAATCAGTTGCCCAACATCTTCTCGAAGAATGCCTCGCCCCAAAAGCAGGGGAATGGACAGCAGCAGGTCTACTGCACCTACATGCAGAATCAACAGGCTCAACAGAGCCAAGCGCAGAGCACGCCCATTCAAAGCAATCTCTCACCCAGCAGCCAGTCGGGCTTCTCCAATGCCAACTTCAAGATGCGTCATGCTAATCAAACTGGAGCTGGCCCACATCAGAGTCAGATTGTCTACGCCTCTTATGTGGGCGTGCCGCAGCAATCACAGGAGTTGCGCAGTTGCCCGGAGGCAGATCAGGTTGCCTGCTATGCGAATAAGGAATGTATTGCTGCCACGAATTGGTGCAACAATGTTGTGGACTGCTCGGATGGCAGTGATGAGTCTGCGTGCACTTGTGCTGATCGTTTGGATGAGGATCGACTCTGTGATGGCTACGAGGATTGTCCCATGGGCGAGGATGAACTGGGCTGCTTTGGCTGCGAAGCCCTGGCGCATTCGTGTTATGAGAACGCGGAGGATTATGCGCGACACAATCGCTCGACGCTTTCGATGTGCTACAGTCGTCTGGAGCGCTGTGATGGCTTTCAGAACTGTTTCAATGGGCGCGATGAGCTGCATTGCAATATGCTGGTCACCGATGTCACCCATCACATG TCTCATGCTGCATCCGCTTCGGAGGGTTATCTGTATCGCAATTATCGCGGTGATTGGTATCCAGTGTGCAACAATGGCGACAAGTGGGCAACAGCGGCCTGCGAGCAGGAGAAACACATGCAATCAGCTGTCGATCTTAGTTTCAGACAGCTAACGTTGCCAGGTCCATTCATTGAGCCTTCGTTGCATTCTGGCATGCATCTGTCACAGGGCTGCCATGGACGCAACGATCACGATACGCTGGTGGATCATGTGGCCTATGTCAAGTGTCCGCCACCGCAGTGTGGACTGCCCAGCAAACAGCCAGCGAAGCCGATCAAACGCTCGAGAAGAACAGTCTTTGAAGATGACGATGAAGCAGACACTGACACAGATAAAGGTCGCATTGTGGGTGGAAGCTATGCAAGTCCAATGCAGTGGCCCTTCGTCGTGGCCATTTATCGCGATGGCAAGTTCCATTGCGGCGGAACCATCTACACGGAGCGTTGG ATCATCAGCGCTGCGCATTGCGTTATCAACTTTGTGAAGTATCATTATGAGGTGCGCGCTGGTCTCTTGCGGCGTACAAGCTACTCGCCGGCTACACAAATCCAACCCGTCTCCCATGTGGTAGTGCATCAGCTCTACGAGCGCAGAAGCATGCGCAACGATCTCTCGCTGTTACGAGTTGCAACTCCACTGCAGTTCAATCGCTGGGTCAAGCCCATTTGTCTGCCGGATGTGGGACGCACCACATTTGGCGATGACTGGATTTGGGGACCCGAGGAACACACACTCTGCACAACTGTGGGTTGGGGCGCCATACGCGAAAAGGGACCAAGCA GTGATCCCCTGCGTCAAGTGATTTTGCCCATACGCAAACGCTGTCCGGATCCAGAGGATCAGGCCTCGGAGGATGTTTGTGCCGGTGATCCAGATGGTGGTCGCGATGCCTGTCAAGGCGATTCAGGTGGCCCGCTTTTCTGCCGCAGCGTCAACAATACAGATGAATGGTATTTGGCTGGTGTTGTTAGTCATGGCAATGGCTGTGCACGACCCAAGGAGTTTGGCGTCTATACGCGTGTTGCGCTCTATTTGGATTGGCTGGAGTTGGCGGTGACACCGCGACTGCTGCCTGCTAAACAACCAGTGCAACTGTGTCCAGGATTCACGTGTGTTTGGGGCGGCAAGCGTTGCATACCCCAGAGACAACGTTGCGACCGTCGAGTGGATTGTTTGGGTGGCGAGGATGAGGTCGGTTGTGCCTATAACTTTATTCCCGACATGGTGGGCAGTAGCAAGCAGAATATTAGTGCCACCACGGAGAGTGATTATTATCCGTTGGCAAAGCAGCAAGCGACTGACATGCAATCACAACAGCCGCTGAATAAACAGCGACAGGATGTGTCTATTGAAGCTCAGGATTTAATGGCAGAGATTGAAAATTCGCCACAGAATgaaacaacagcgacagcaacgcCACCTGAAAGTGTCATTACCACAACAATTACGGAGCAAAATCCAATATTAAGTGAAGAGGAGACAAGTACGCAATTTAAgatgacaacaacgacaactttgCATACAACGCCGCCGTCCGACGAGGCAATCACATTAACAAgcacatcaacagcaaccacaacaacatcgaaCTCAGCAACAACTccgacaacaacagaagcagcagcaactgtatCAACTCTGGCACCAACTAGGTCAACAACTTGGCCAACTTCAACAGAGGATTTCATGAGACTCACCGACTTAATTACTCAATTTCTGGAGGAGTCTACGACAACGGCAGCCATTGCCGAGGATGTGACAACCCCATCGCTGCCTGTCGTCACAACTGATGCGCCTAATTTGtccacaacaactgcaaaagaGGCCACAACAGATTTAGCAACAGCAAGCACGGAGTTGGAGACGAGATCTATTGCAAGTGTCAGTTCTACTGACGGAGATACAACGCCAGTTGAAACAGAGGCAACAACTGAAGACATAACTGAAGATTCCACTACGACGCAATCTAAGACAACAATCAAAGAGTTCACTACGACAAAGGAGTTGACTACCACACAGGCAACGAAAGAGTTAACTACGACACAGTTAACTACTCAATCTACAACGACAGCAACTAAAGCGCCAACGACAACAGCTTCATCCATCATCCATTCATCTACCACCTCAACGACAACCATAAAGCCTAACAAAGTCATTCCAAAGACGCACCTGCCGAATAAGTTTGTTTGTCAAAG AATGCCTCAAATTGTGGATCTGCAACATCGCTGTGATCGCAAAGTCGACTGTGAAGATGGTACCGATGAACTCGACTGCACCTGTCGTGACTATTTGAAGGGCAGCCTCAGTGTGCTCGTCTGCGACGGCAAAGCAGACTGTGAGGATTTAAGCGATGAGCAGAATTGTG GCAGTCGTCAGGATAATGAGTTCCATTGTGCGCTCTCCAAGAGCTGTCTGCCGCTGGCCAAGCGTTGTGACAATGTAGTGGACTGCACGTTCAAAGAGGATGAAAAGGACTGCT TTGCTTTGACCAATGGCCACGACGTGCACTACGATGCCCATCAGCAGCCCAAGTTCAGCAACGTTGGCATCTTCTCAAAGAATGCGCATGGCCTCTGGCGTGTTGTCTGTGCCCACGAGACGGGCTTCCATCAGCATCAAGCCGAAACAGCGGACTCTGTGTGCGCTCTCTTGGGTTTCCATGGCGCTCATTACTTTAACAGCACGGAGTTTGTCAGCCAGAGGGAGATGCACCCCATTACGCCGGAACTGTCGAAGAAATCGCAACTTCGCTCTGAACTGCGCACTCACTTGAATGATAATTTGCACTTTTCCAGTGCAGAATTGCAGCGAGTGCTGCCCAGGCAGGATAAGGATGCAATTCACTCGGAAAAATGCCTGGGCATTTATGTGGAGTGTAATGCTCGCTCCAATACAACGAAGCCCATTAAAACATTCAGTGCTGGGCAGGCGGTGAAGCAACAACCAACAGAAAATGTGCCAGCATTGCTGCCTACCATTGAAACTCACAACAAACCCAATGTTCACTTTAAGCCCCAACTGCCAGCACAGATGGTCAACAAGAAGGATGAGATCATGGATCGTTTGGATATTTTGATCAAGAGCAAAAAGAACAAGACGTTGCTAGTGCAAGATCAATTGCATGAAGCTATCGAGGAGCTCCATTGGCCTTGGTTAGCAGACGTCTATGCAAATGGCGAATTGTGGTGTCTTGGCGTGCTGTTGGACAAACACTGGCTGCTGGTGCACGACAGTTGTCTCTCAGGCATTAG CTTTGACACGCACTACATTAGCGTCTTGTTGGGTGGCGGCAAGACTCGACGCTCTTTGCACCGCAGTAGTCATGAGCAGATTCGTCGTGTAGATTGCTTTGAGGCTGTGCCCAAGTCCAATGTGTTGCTGTATCATTTAGAGCAGCCTGCTAGATTCACGCATCACGTGTTGCCCAGCTTTTTGCCAGACAC CTCAAATCAGCAGGATGATGTAATCGAAGAATGCATCAGCGTGCTGCACGACGATCTTTCAGGACGCATTAAAACTGTGGCCATCTCCAAATCAAACAACGAGACAGACTGCAGTTCTTGTTATCAACTGCAGGAACAGCGTCCATCTGGCAATTTAATGCGTTTGCTTAATCTTAGCGCCGAGGATATGGCTTCCATATCAGATGAAGTTGATCTTGTGAGCGGTGTGGCTGCTAGAGAGATGCCTTCGCTTACCAAATTCACCAGCTGCACGCAGTTTGGCCACAAGAATAACAGCGACACTGAAATTCAACCCACCGATCAGGGTGTACTTGTCTGTCGTCATGCTGACACGGGATGGTTCCCCTCAGCGCTCTTTAGCTATAACAATACGAATTGTTACAGCTTCAAATCACCTTTTGGCATTAGAACACTTGAGCAGTCGTACAAAATTCTGCAGGATATTATGG ATCAACCGCACTGCAGCAATGTGCAGTCATTACCACCTTGTGCCACACATCGTTGTCCTCTGGGTGCTTGTTTACCACAGTCTGCATTATGCGATGGGCGCAGTGATTGCCACGATAACAGTGACGAGGAGGAGTCAAAATGTCGAGAGCTGAAACAGCGCTGTGGTCTGGGTGAACTGAAATGCCGCTCCAGTAACAAGTGTGTGCCAAAGAGCAAGTTCTGTGACCATGTGCCAGACTGCGAGGATATGACGGATGAGCCCACCATTTGCAGCTGCTTTACCTATCTACA AGCCACGGATCCATCAAAGATTTGCGATGGCAAGCGCAACTGCTGGGACAAAAGCGATGAGAGTTCGGCGCTCTGCGACTGCACCCCAGATCATTTTCCATGCAGCTC TTCTCCCGGAGATTGCATTCCGCGTGATTTTGTGTGCGACAAGCAACCCGATTGTCCCAATGGCGAAGATGAACGCTATTGTTTTGGCATTGAGCATCCGCTTCAGGATCAGCCAATGGATTACTTTTCGGGACACAATCAGGCAGTGTCACAGTATGGTCAGGTCATTGAGCAATCCTATGGCATTTGGCACACCAAATGCTTCCCCAAGAGCACGCCGCCCAGCAACGCCGAAGTGCGTGGCATATGCGAAAAGCTCGGCTACAATCCGCATCGTCAGCCCAGCTATAGACTCATAGACGATGCTGCCAACGAAGCTGTGCATACTTATGAGTGGGCCGATAGGCGAGGACGCAGCTTCAGCAATGACACCTTGGTGGGCAAGTATCGGGCCTCTACGAAGGCGCAGATCGTCAGCAAATTCTCGCCACTGCAGCTTAATGAGCGACTCACGCTCTTCCTCAAACCCAGTCGACCCATTGCGGAGCTGGTCAGATGGAACTCGACGGACTCGAGTCGCTGCTTCAGGCTGGAGATTCGCTGTGCCTGA